In Nocardia asteroides, the following proteins share a genomic window:
- a CDS encoding AMP-binding protein, whose translation MVTDVIDVTADFTIARQSLWDVLLDPQSYPRMFTGIGSCERVERPDGSVVWQVRVGSAEAGIETHEFVLEIGRWYESFELRSPALGSFAAVRLRGDEQRTRLDITLFAAARVHPLLGERGNATVTDWVKAGLRRTADVIAGTRSSIVINAERSVLRRNAGVARSIAATGLMRPEPVAMVKQLRSLAKWGFNLAGGYAAGAAHTPDRLAVIDARGTRTYAELDARSTALAGAMYALGLRSGDAIGLLSRNHAGMVETMVAAGKLGVDVALLNAGLSGRRIEEIVQRHRLSAVYVDGQLEKLIRYLHGDIPRFTTDDQPPDPDRSTVDGLIALAQNDFPVATNPGRLIVLTSGTSGSPKGARRPHPKGFGTIAALLSRIPMRVEEVALIPAPLFHTWGLAGLQLSTALRATVVLTDGFDALDCLRAVAQHRITTLFVVPTMVERLLDVPAELRANFDLTSLRHVVSCGAPLAGATVLRFLDTFGDVLYNVYGSTEVSWASVATPADLRVSPTTAGRPPLGTRVAVLGPDLRPVPVGSTGHIFVANHMLFDGYVNSAPPEEADGMLDTGDLGYLDAAGRLFVAGRDDEMIISGGENVFPRPVEEALAHLPQITEVAVVGVPDREFGQRLAAFVVKKEGAGLDPDMVRTYIRNRLSRFSVPRDVTFLSALPRGETGKILKRVLVRPESALSE comes from the coding sequence TTGGTCACCGACGTCATCGATGTCACCGCGGATTTCACGATCGCGCGTCAGTCGTTGTGGGATGTACTGCTGGATCCGCAGAGTTATCCGCGGATGTTCACCGGTATCGGCAGTTGTGAGCGGGTGGAGCGGCCCGACGGGTCGGTGGTGTGGCAGGTGCGGGTGGGGTCGGCCGAGGCCGGGATCGAGACCCATGAGTTCGTGCTCGAGATCGGGCGCTGGTACGAGAGTTTCGAGCTGCGCAGTCCCGCGCTGGGCAGCTTCGCCGCGGTCCGGTTGCGCGGGGACGAGCAGCGCACGCGGCTCGACATCACCCTGTTCGCCGCGGCCCGGGTGCATCCGCTGCTGGGCGAGCGCGGCAACGCCACGGTCACCGACTGGGTGAAGGCGGGCCTGCGCCGCACCGCCGACGTGATCGCGGGCACCAGGTCCTCGATCGTGATCAACGCCGAACGCTCGGTGCTGCGCCGTAACGCCGGTGTCGCGCGCAGCATCGCCGCGACCGGGCTGATGCGGCCGGAACCGGTCGCGATGGTGAAGCAGCTGCGTTCCCTGGCCAAGTGGGGTTTCAACCTGGCGGGCGGCTACGCGGCGGGCGCGGCGCACACCCCGGACCGGCTCGCGGTGATCGACGCGCGGGGTACCAGGACCTACGCCGAGCTCGATGCCAGATCCACCGCGCTGGCCGGAGCCATGTACGCGCTGGGGCTGCGCTCGGGTGACGCCATCGGCCTGCTCTCGCGCAATCACGCGGGCATGGTCGAAACCATGGTCGCGGCGGGCAAACTCGGCGTCGACGTGGCGCTGCTCAACGCCGGGCTGTCCGGGCGCCGGATCGAGGAGATCGTGCAGCGGCACCGGCTCAGCGCGGTCTACGTCGACGGGCAGCTGGAGAAGCTGATCCGCTATCTGCACGGCGACATCCCGCGGTTCACCACCGACGACCAGCCGCCGGACCCGGACCGCTCCACCGTCGACGGCCTGATCGCGCTGGCGCAGAACGACTTTCCGGTGGCGACGAACCCGGGCCGGTTGATCGTGCTCACCTCGGGCACCAGCGGCTCGCCCAAGGGCGCGCGCCGGCCGCACCCCAAGGGCTTCGGCACCATCGCCGCGCTGCTCTCGCGGATCCCCATGCGGGTGGAGGAGGTGGCGCTCATCCCGGCGCCGCTGTTCCACACCTGGGGGCTGGCCGGGCTGCAGCTGAGTACGGCGCTGCGGGCCACCGTGGTGCTCACCGACGGTTTCGACGCCCTCGACTGCCTGCGGGCGGTGGCCCAGCACCGCATCACCACCCTGTTCGTGGTCCCGACCATGGTGGAACGCCTGCTCGACGTGCCCGCCGAGCTGCGTGCGAACTTCGACCTGACCAGTTTGCGTCACGTCGTCAGCTGTGGCGCGCCGCTGGCCGGCGCCACCGTGCTGCGCTTCCTGGACACCTTCGGCGACGTGCTCTACAACGTCTACGGCTCCACCGAGGTCTCCTGGGCCAGTGTCGCCACCCCGGCCGATCTGCGGGTCTCGCCGACCACCGCGGGCCGCCCGCCGCTGGGCACCCGGGTGGCGGTGCTCGGCCCGGATCTGCGGCCGGTGCCGGTCGGCTCGACCGGGCACATCTTCGTCGCCAACCACATGCTCTTCGACGGTTACGTCAACTCCGCGCCGCCGGAGGAGGCCGACGGCATGCTCGACACCGGCGACCTGGGGTACCTCGACGCCGCGGGGAGGCTGTTCGTGGCGGGCCGGGACGACGAGATGATCATCTCCGGCGGTGAGAACGTCTTCCCCCGGCCGGTGGAAGAAGCGCTGGCGCATCTGCCGCAGATCACCGAGGTCGCCGTGGTCGGGGTGCCCGACCGCGAGTTCGGGCAGCGGCTGGCCGCGTTCGTGGTGAAAAAGGAAGGGGCGGGGCTGGATCCGGACATGGTGCGTACCTACATCCGCAACCGGCTGAGCCGGTTCTCGGTCCCGCGCGATGTCACGTTCCTGTCCGCGCTGCCGCGCGGGGAGACCGGCAAGATCCTCAAGCGCGTGCTGGTGCGACCGGAGTCAGCGCTGAGCGAGTAG
- a CDS encoding TetR/AcrR family transcriptional regulator, giving the protein MSSGQQTRRRRDPAKTRAAIVDALLAAVIEGDFAPTTREIATRAGTSERSIFVHFPDRAALLVAAVERQSETVESRLPAADPTVPLPERITQAVRQSAAIFELQRLPRLTGLQESRTIAAIDERMRRTDARIRATLGALFAPELAGDEQLLDLVDTALAWPARHHLQDRRGLSAEQASAALERAVGLLLAQR; this is encoded by the coding sequence ATGAGCTCAGGGCAGCAGACGCGGCGGCGGCGTGATCCGGCGAAGACGCGCGCGGCCATCGTCGACGCGCTGCTGGCCGCGGTCATCGAGGGCGATTTCGCGCCGACCACCCGTGAGATCGCGACCAGGGCGGGCACGTCCGAACGCAGTATCTTCGTGCACTTCCCCGATCGGGCGGCGCTGCTGGTCGCCGCCGTCGAGCGCCAGTCCGAGACGGTGGAGTCGCGGCTGCCAGCGGCGGATCCCACGGTGCCGCTGCCGGAACGGATCACCCAGGCGGTGCGGCAGAGCGCGGCCATCTTCGAGTTGCAGCGCCTGCCGCGTCTGACCGGCCTGCAGGAATCACGGACGATCGCGGCGATCGACGAGCGCATGCGGCGCACCGACGCCCGCATCCGCGCGACCCTCGGGGCCCTGTTCGCGCCCGAACTGGCCGGTGACGAGCAGCTGCTGGACCTGGTCGACACCGCCCTCGCCTGGCCGGCCCGGCATCATCTCCAGGACCGCCGCGGCCTGTCGGCAGAGCAGGCCTCGGCGGCGCTGGAGCGGGCCGTGGGGCTGCTACTCGCTCAGCGCTGA
- a CDS encoding amino acid permease, whose protein sequence is MSFAELRAQMLRRKPLVEVEDEIPSDERLAKSLGLWQLTAIGVGGIIGAGIFTLAGSVAHSVTGPAVLISFLIAGVASAAAALCYAEFAGMVPKAGSAYTYGYVSLGELAGWFIGWDLLLEYIAVAAVVAIGVSGYFGFLLDQVGLTLPEWMLGAPDTGDGRVVDLFAVLFCLGTAWVLSRGIDSVGRFETVAVGIKVALVVLIVALGVFHIDSANYDPYFPFGAGAVWTGAATVFFAVFGYDAMSTAAEESVDGRKHLPKAIIYSLAIAMVLYVLATLVLTGMQKYTEISPTSGFSTAFESVGMPGVANIIAVGAIVGIVTVVLTFMLGVTRVWFAMSRDGLLPAWFAKTHPTRKVPTRVTWIVGIGAAILAGVLPINTVAELTNIGILMAFIVVCVAVIVLRRTRPDAPRSFRLPFMPVIPLIGIGFSAYLIYSLPWETWVRFLVWLLVGLVVYFGYSRTHSVMNRTAPQPSE, encoded by the coding sequence ATGTCTTTCGCCGAGTTGCGCGCCCAGATGTTGCGGCGCAAACCCCTCGTCGAGGTCGAGGACGAGATCCCCAGCGACGAGCGGCTGGCCAAATCACTGGGCCTGTGGCAGCTGACCGCCATCGGTGTCGGCGGCATCATCGGCGCGGGCATCTTCACCCTGGCCGGGTCGGTCGCCCATTCGGTCACCGGGCCCGCGGTGCTGATCTCGTTCCTGATCGCCGGTGTCGCCAGTGCCGCCGCGGCGCTGTGCTACGCCGAGTTCGCCGGCATGGTGCCCAAAGCCGGTTCGGCCTACACCTACGGTTACGTCTCGCTGGGCGAGCTGGCCGGCTGGTTCATCGGCTGGGACCTGCTGCTCGAGTACATCGCGGTGGCGGCGGTGGTGGCCATCGGGGTGTCGGGGTATTTCGGGTTCCTGCTCGACCAGGTCGGGCTGACCCTGCCGGAGTGGATGCTCGGCGCGCCCGACACCGGCGACGGCCGGGTCGTGGACCTGTTCGCGGTGCTGTTCTGCCTGGGCACCGCGTGGGTGCTCTCGCGCGGGATCGACAGCGTGGGCCGGTTCGAGACGGTGGCCGTGGGGATCAAGGTGGCGCTGGTCGTGCTGATCGTGGCACTCGGGGTGTTCCACATCGACAGCGCCAACTACGACCCGTACTTCCCGTTCGGCGCGGGCGCGGTGTGGACCGGCGCGGCGACGGTGTTCTTCGCGGTGTTCGGCTACGACGCGATGAGTACCGCCGCCGAGGAATCGGTGGACGGACGCAAGCACCTGCCCAAGGCGATCATCTACTCGCTGGCCATCGCCATGGTGCTCTACGTGCTGGCCACGCTGGTCCTCACCGGCATGCAGAAGTACACCGAGATCAGCCCCACCAGTGGTTTCTCCACCGCGTTCGAGTCGGTCGGGATGCCGGGCGTGGCCAACATCATCGCGGTCGGCGCGATCGTCGGCATCGTCACCGTGGTGCTCACCTTCATGCTCGGCGTCACCCGGGTGTGGTTCGCGATGAGCCGCGACGGGCTGCTGCCCGCGTGGTTCGCCAAGACCCATCCCACCCGCAAGGTGCCGACCCGGGTCACCTGGATCGTCGGTATCGGCGCGGCGATCCTGGCCGGTGTGCTGCCGATCAACACCGTCGCCGAGCTCACCAATATCGGCATCCTGATGGCGTTCATCGTGGTGTGTGTGGCGGTGATCGTGTTGCGGCGCACCAGGCCCGACGCGCCGCGCTCGTTCCGGCTGCCGTTCATGCCGGTGATCCCGCTGATCGGCATCGGCTTCTCGGCGTACCTGATCTACTCGCTGCCGTGGGAGACCTGGGTGCGGTTCCTGGTCTGGCTGCTGGTGGGTCTGGTCGTGTACTTCGGCTATTCGCGCACCCATTCGGTGATGAACCGGACGGCTCCGCAGCCGTCCGAGTAA
- a CDS encoding carbohydrate-binding protein has protein sequence MIFVALLFRSQFDLELFVSSLEMVSRTACRPLPSSVCVFQGVSIVRSRMLSIAGAVILAPLAGLLVPTATANAHGWVTGPASRQEQCARGLVSCGAVRYEPQSVEGPKGLDNCSANKYPELDDDSLGWVPQKVSGRTTFTWKNTANHRTLNWEYFIGGTRIAVIDGRNEQPPMEVTHTIDLSNYSGRQKLRAVWNIGDTAAAFYSCVDLEIGGGGGSTPTTTTPTPTTPPATTTKPPATTTHQHPTTTTAPAGAAWRQGATYAVGDTVTYQGVTYRCRQAHTVHDPNWTPPNTPALWSRI, from the coding sequence TTGATCTTCGTCGCCCTACTGTTCCGGTCACAGTTCGATCTCGAACTGTTCGTGTCATCGCTCGAAATGGTTTCCCGGACGGCATGCCGGCCCCTGCCGTCGTCCGTCTGTGTTTTCCAAGGAGTATCGATAGTGCGAAGCCGAATGCTGTCCATCGCCGGAGCCGTGATTCTGGCACCTCTCGCCGGCCTGCTCGTCCCGACCGCGACCGCGAATGCCCACGGCTGGGTCACCGGGCCCGCCAGCAGACAGGAACAATGCGCCAGGGGCCTGGTGTCGTGTGGTGCGGTGAGATACGAGCCGCAGAGCGTGGAAGGCCCCAAAGGCCTGGACAATTGCAGTGCGAACAAATATCCCGAACTCGACGACGACAGCCTCGGCTGGGTGCCGCAGAAAGTGTCCGGGCGAACGACTTTCACGTGGAAGAACACCGCCAACCATCGCACCCTGAATTGGGAGTACTTTATCGGTGGCACCCGGATCGCGGTGATCGACGGCCGCAACGAACAGCCGCCGATGGAGGTCACCCACACCATCGACCTGTCGAACTATTCCGGGCGGCAGAAATTGCGTGCCGTCTGGAATATCGGTGACACCGCGGCCGCTTTCTACAGCTGCGTCGACCTCGAGATCGGCGGCGGGGGCGGCTCCACACCCACCACGACCACACCGACACCGACCACCCCACCCGCCACCACCACGAAACCCCCGGCGACCACCACCCATCAGCACCCGACGACCACCACCGCGCCTGCCGGCGCGGCCTGGCGGCAGGGCGCCACCTACGCCGTCGGCGACACGGTCACCTACCAGGGCGTCACCTACCGCTGCCGCCAGGCGCACACCGTGCACGACCCGAATTGGACACCGCCGAATACGCCCGCGCTGTGGTCGCGGATCTGA
- a CDS encoding proline dehydrogenase family protein translates to MSALLRSPLLAAARSPRLERTITRLPVSRAVVARFVAGTGTGDAVRAAETLLRSGHFVSIDYLGEDTTDLASAQATVAQYRTLIAALGRLPETEVAAGAVRPLEVSVKLSALGQALPRDGHAIAREHAHQICAAAEDAGLWVTVDAEDHTTTDSTLAIVRELRADFPWLGTVLQAYLRRTEDDCRALAGPGSRIRLCKGAYDEPASVAFRDRAEVDASYLRCLAILTAGSGYPMIASHDPAVLAAAGVAVQSAQRKTEEYEYQMLYGIRADEQQRLADAGNHVRVYVPYGDQWYGYFMRRLAERPANLGFFLRALVGGRG, encoded by the coding sequence ATGTCGGCCCTGTTGCGCTCGCCCCTGCTCGCCGCGGCGCGGTCGCCGCGGCTGGAACGCACGATCACCCGGTTGCCGGTGAGTCGCGCGGTCGTCGCCCGGTTCGTCGCGGGCACCGGCACCGGCGACGCCGTGCGCGCCGCCGAGACCCTGCTGCGCTCGGGCCATTTCGTCAGCATCGACTACCTCGGCGAGGACACCACCGATCTGGCGAGCGCGCAGGCCACGGTCGCGCAGTACCGCACCCTGATCGCGGCGCTCGGCAGGCTGCCCGAGACCGAGGTCGCGGCGGGCGCCGTGCGCCCGCTGGAAGTTTCGGTGAAACTGTCGGCGCTCGGCCAGGCCCTGCCCCGCGACGGGCACGCGATCGCCCGCGAGCACGCGCACCAGATCTGTGCCGCCGCCGAGGACGCGGGTCTCTGGGTGACCGTCGACGCCGAGGACCACACCACCACCGACTCGACGCTGGCGATCGTGCGCGAGCTGCGCGCCGACTTCCCCTGGCTGGGGACCGTGCTGCAGGCGTATCTGCGCCGCACCGAGGACGACTGCCGCGCCCTGGCTGGTCCCGGCTCCCGCATCCGGCTGTGCAAGGGCGCCTACGACGAACCCGCGTCGGTGGCCTTCCGGGACCGCGCCGAGGTCGACGCGTCGTATCTGCGCTGCCTGGCCATCCTCACCGCGGGTTCGGGCTATCCGATGATCGCCTCGCACGACCCGGCGGTGCTCGCCGCGGCCGGGGTCGCGGTGCAGTCCGCGCAGCGCAAGACCGAGGAGTACGAGTACCAGATGCTCTACGGCATCCGCGCCGACGAACAGCAGCGACTCGCCGACGCGGGCAACCACGTTCGCGTGTACGTCCCCTACGGTGACCAGTGGTACGGCTATTTCATGCGCAGGCTGGCCGAACGGCCCGCCAATCTGGGGTTCTTCCTGCGCGCGCTCGTCGGCGGGCGCGGGTGA
- a CDS encoding ATP-dependent Clp protease ATP-binding subunit, producing the protein MTASWPGSGMNSFDDIFQRFFGPGMSAKPPVQRIDLGRLMTDNAKLLIGSAREAAQEWGNPEITPEHLLYAATESEPGRSIVAELSLDPDQVAEQMQEYLDTGSPSEDDLADITLSPGTKTALRSAQRQAAQAGSSYIGPEHILLGIASVSDSAAAQALMAGIAATQSGNTSGPATPSAPAGKRRAETDTPTLDEYGRDLTAEAREGLVDPVVGRAEEIEQTIEILSRRRKNNPVLIGDPGVGKTAIVEGLAQRIVNNDVPSTLADRRVIALDVGTLVAGSKYRGEFEERLTKILDEVRAHKDELIVFIDELHTIVGAGGGGEGSMDAGNLLKPALARGELHVVGATTIDEYRKYIEKDAALERRFQPVMVSEPSVADTVEILRGLADVYEEHHQVRYTDEALVAAAQLSDRYITDRFMPDKAIDLIDQAGARVRLRSGTPDPEVKARDEAIARLYREKDAAVDDEDYEKATAIKAEIAAKEEELEESGVRSGEPEVQVVDIAEVISRQTGIPVADLTAEEKQRLLELEDVLHKRVIGQDEAIVAVAEAVRRARAGLKDPNRPIGSFLFLGPTGVGKTELAKALAEAVFGDEDRLIRFDMSEFQEKHTVSRLVGAPPGYVGYDDAAQLTDKVRRQPYSVILFDEVEKAHPDVFNVLLQLLDDGRVTDSKGRTVDFKNTIVIMTSNIGSDLILKAPEGDLDSIVPDLEERLRQHFRPEFLNRIDEQIVFHRLDKTQLERIVNLILDKTRRMLAAQDISLDITDAAVDWLGDRGFQPEFGARPLRRTVQRELDNRISRLLLDGGLAPGATVAVDAVDDDLVVTAVAPSGGAETNGAAPEQQKKAAKKPAKGKKPAGSKK; encoded by the coding sequence ATGACAGCGAGCTGGCCCGGTTCAGGAATGAACTCCTTCGACGACATCTTCCAGCGATTCTTCGGACCAGGAATGTCGGCGAAACCACCGGTGCAGCGCATCGACCTCGGCAGATTGATGACCGACAACGCCAAATTGCTGATCGGATCCGCACGCGAAGCCGCCCAGGAATGGGGCAATCCGGAGATCACCCCCGAACATCTGCTCTACGCGGCCACCGAATCCGAGCCGGGCCGCAGCATCGTCGCCGAACTCAGCCTCGATCCCGATCAGGTTGCCGAGCAGATGCAGGAGTACCTCGACACCGGTTCGCCCAGCGAGGACGACCTCGCCGACATCACCCTCAGCCCCGGCACCAAGACCGCCCTGCGGTCGGCGCAGCGCCAGGCCGCGCAGGCGGGCAGCAGCTACATCGGGCCCGAACACATCCTGCTCGGCATCGCCTCGGTCTCCGACAGCGCGGCCGCGCAGGCACTGATGGCGGGCATCGCCGCCACCCAGAGCGGCAACACCTCCGGTCCGGCGACCCCGAGCGCGCCCGCGGGCAAACGGCGGGCCGAGACCGACACCCCCACCCTCGACGAATACGGCCGCGATCTCACCGCCGAGGCCCGCGAGGGGCTGGTCGACCCGGTGGTCGGCCGGGCCGAGGAGATCGAGCAGACGATCGAGATCCTGTCGCGGCGGCGCAAGAACAATCCGGTGCTGATCGGTGATCCGGGCGTCGGTAAGACCGCCATCGTGGAGGGGCTCGCGCAGCGCATCGTCAACAACGACGTGCCGTCCACGCTGGCCGATCGCCGGGTGATCGCCCTGGATGTGGGCACCCTGGTGGCGGGCAGCAAGTACCGCGGCGAGTTCGAGGAACGGCTGACCAAGATCCTCGACGAGGTCCGCGCCCACAAGGACGAGCTGATCGTCTTCATCGACGAGCTGCACACCATCGTCGGCGCCGGGGGCGGCGGCGAGGGCTCGATGGACGCGGGCAATCTGCTCAAGCCGGCGCTGGCCCGCGGCGAACTGCACGTCGTCGGCGCGACCACCATCGACGAGTACCGCAAGTACATCGAGAAGGACGCCGCGCTCGAGCGCCGCTTCCAGCCGGTGATGGTCTCGGAACCCTCGGTGGCCGACACCGTCGAGATCCTGCGCGGGCTGGCCGACGTGTACGAGGAACATCACCAGGTCCGCTACACCGACGAGGCGCTGGTCGCGGCCGCGCAGCTCTCGGATCGCTACATCACCGACCGGTTCATGCCGGACAAGGCGATCGACCTGATCGACCAGGCGGGCGCACGGGTCCGGCTGCGCTCGGGCACCCCGGATCCGGAGGTGAAGGCCAGGGACGAGGCGATCGCCCGGCTGTACCGGGAGAAGGACGCGGCCGTCGACGACGAGGACTACGAGAAGGCGACCGCGATCAAGGCCGAGATCGCGGCCAAGGAGGAGGAGCTGGAGGAATCCGGCGTGCGATCGGGTGAGCCCGAGGTGCAGGTGGTCGATATCGCCGAGGTGATCTCGCGGCAGACCGGCATCCCGGTGGCCGACCTGACCGCCGAGGAGAAGCAGCGGCTGCTCGAGCTCGAGGACGTGCTGCACAAGCGGGTGATCGGGCAGGACGAGGCGATCGTCGCCGTCGCCGAGGCGGTGCGCCGGGCCAGGGCCGGGCTCAAGGACCCGAACCGGCCGATCGGTTCGTTCCTGTTCCTCGGCCCGACCGGTGTGGGCAAGACCGAGCTCGCCAAGGCGCTGGCCGAGGCCGTCTTCGGCGACGAGGACCGGCTCATCCGCTTCGACATGAGCGAGTTCCAGGAGAAGCACACCGTCTCCCGGCTGGTCGGCGCGCCGCCCGGATACGTCGGCTACGACGACGCTGCCCAGCTCACCGACAAGGTGCGCAGGCAGCCGTACTCGGTGATCCTGTTCGACGAGGTCGAGAAGGCGCACCCGGATGTGTTCAATGTGCTGTTGCAGCTGCTCGACGACGGCCGGGTCACCGATTCCAAGGGCCGCACCGTCGATTTCAAGAACACGATCGTGATCATGACCTCCAATATCGGCTCGGATCTGATCCTGAAGGCGCCGGAGGGCGATCTGGACTCGATCGTGCCCGACCTGGAGGAGCGGCTGCGACAGCACTTCCGGCCGGAATTCCTCAACCGTATCGACGAGCAGATCGTCTTCCACCGGCTCGACAAGACGCAGCTGGAACGGATCGTGAACCTGATCCTGGACAAGACCCGCAGGATGCTGGCGGCCCAGGACATCTCCCTCGACATCACCGACGCGGCGGTGGACTGGCTGGGTGACCGCGGGTTCCAGCCGGAGTTCGGCGCCCGGCCGCTGCGCCGCACAGTACAGCGGGAACTCGACAACCGGATCTCGCGGCTGCTGCTCGACGGCGGCCTGGCACCGGGCGCGACGGTCGCGGTCGACGCGGTGGACGACGATCTGGTCGTCACCGCGGTGGCGCCCAGCGGTGGCGCCGAGACCAACGGTGCCGCACCCGAGCAGCAGAAGAAGGCGGCCAAGAAACCGGCGAAGGGCAAGAAGCCCGCCGGGTCGAAGAAGTAG
- a CDS encoding N-acetylmuramoyl-L-alanine amidase, with protein sequence MRSTLLLSAFPAVVLMSAGCTSGASGPAPAPTGTTTAAIETATPVSSALPEPPPRTVVLDPGHNGGNAAHPAQITAPVPDGRGGTKACNTTGTAADSGYPEHAFTWDVSLRVRDALTAHGVRVILTRDDDTGVGPCVDRRAAVGNDAAADAVVSIHADGHPGADAHGFHIAYADPPLNPVQAGAGVALATALRDAMVRGGAIPSTYVGSAGLNPRADLAGLNLAQRPAALVECGNMRSAADAALIETPEGRARYAELVTAGILAFLG encoded by the coding sequence CTGCTGCTGTCGGCGTTCCCGGCGGTCGTGCTGATGTCGGCCGGTTGCACCTCCGGCGCGTCCGGACCCGCGCCGGCACCGACGGGCACCACGACCGCCGCGATCGAGACCGCGACGCCGGTGTCGTCGGCGCTGCCGGAGCCCCCGCCACGGACGGTCGTGCTCGACCCCGGACACAACGGCGGCAATGCCGCGCACCCCGCGCAGATCACCGCGCCGGTACCGGACGGGCGCGGTGGCACCAAGGCCTGCAACACCACCGGCACCGCCGCCGACAGTGGCTACCCCGAGCACGCCTTCACCTGGGATGTCAGCCTGCGCGTGCGCGACGCGCTCACCGCGCACGGCGTGCGGGTGATCCTGACCCGCGACGACGACACCGGCGTCGGACCGTGTGTCGACCGGCGAGCCGCCGTCGGCAACGACGCGGCCGCCGACGCGGTGGTCTCGATCCACGCCGACGGCCACCCGGGCGCCGACGCGCACGGCTTCCACATCGCCTACGCCGACCCACCGCTCAATCCCGTCCAGGCCGGCGCCGGTGTCGCGCTGGCCACCGCCCTGCGCGACGCCATGGTGCGAGGCGGGGCGATCCCGTCGACCTACGTGGGGTCGGCGGGCCTGAATCCCCGCGCCGATCTGGCCGGGCTCAATCTCGCGCAGCGGCCCGCGGCGCTGGTGGAGTGCGGCAACATGCGCTCGGCCGCCGACGCCGCGCTCATCGAAACACCCGAGGGCCGGGCCCGCTACGCCGAGCTCGTCACGGCCGGGATCCTGGCCTTCCTGGGCTGA